The genomic stretch CGTACGGCGGGACCCGCGGCCCGCGACCCGCGCGGACCCGCCGCGCGGCCCAACCTCCACCGTAGCGTCGACCACCCGGCGAGGCCCCTCGGGCCGGACACCGCACCGGGCTGCCGGCGGCGTGCGGCGAGCCGGTCCGGGCCGGACGGAACCCGGAGCCGTGACCGGCAAGGTTTGCCCCGCTCGCCGTCCTGGCACGGCCGTCCGCCGCGTTGCCGTACCGGCCGAGCAGGCCCACGACGAGGCCGGTTCGGCGCCTTGCGGCCGACCGCACCAGGACACCTCGCCACCGGGCGAACCGTGCCGGTCGCGGCCCTAGCCGTTCAGAGCCATCCGCACACCGAGGGCGACCATCGTGCAGGCGATCACCCCGTCGAGCACCCGCCACGACGACGGGCGGGAGAACGGCCCGCTCAGCAGCCGCGCGCCGAACCCCAGCCCGCTGAACCACAGCACGCTGGCCGCGCAGGCCCCCGCGCCGAACGGCCACCGATCGGCGCCGTAGCTGTTGGCGACCGAGCCCAGCAGCAGCACGGTGTCCACGTACACGTGCGGGTTGAGCCAGGTCAGCGCGACACACGTGACGGCGGCGGCGCGCGGCGACAGGCGCCGGCCGGCCTCCGCGGTGAGCCGGTCCGGCCGCAGGGCGCGCCGCGCGGCCAGCACCCCGTACCCGCAGAGGAACGCGCCGCCGAGCCACGCGACGGCCTCCACCGCCGCCGGCCGCCGCCCGATCAACGCGCCGACGCCGCCGACCCCCGCGCCGATCAGCGCCAGGTCGGAGACGGCGCACACCGCCACCACGATCAGCACGTGCTCACGGCGCAGGCCCTGGCGCAGGACGAAGGCGTTCTGCGCGCCGATGGCCACGATGAGCGACAAACCTGTGCCAAGACCCGCCAAGGCAGCGACAAGAGACGTGTGCATGGCGGCAGGCTAGGCTTCCGATCGACCATCACACCAGCTCAGGATTCTTATGCCGCATTAGCCTGGCTTCATTTGCGGGTGTGCGCGCCGCGCATCGGTGACGCCCGACACAGCACCCGCCCGCCTCTCGCCCCCTGGACGCCTCATGCCGCACCCGGACCCCGCACCGGACCCCGCTCCCGCCGCCCGCCCCCCGAGCGCCGCCCGGGCGCCGTCGCCTTCCGGAGGCGTGGCCGACCTGCCGCTCGAACTCGTGCGCACCCTGCTGGCGGTCGTCGACGAAGGCACCTTCGACGCCGCGGCGGCGGTCCTGCACGTGACGCCCTCGGCGGTGAGCCAGCGGGTGAAGGCACTGGAGCAGCGCACCGGGCGGGTGCTGCTGCTCCGCACGAAGCCGGTCCGGCTCACCCCCTCCGGGGAGGCGGTGGAGCGCTTCGGGCGGCAGGTCGCGCGGCTGGAGCGGGACGCCGCCGCCGAACTCGGCATGGCGGGCGCGGCGGGCCCGACCATCCTGCCGATCGCCGTCAACGCCGACTCGCTGGCCACCTGGTTCCTGCCCGCGCTGGCCGAGGCCGCCGCCGGGCGCGAAGGGCTGGCGTTCGACCTGCACCGCGAGGACGAGGACCACACGGCCGCCCTGCTGCGCGAGGGCCGGGTGATGGCGGCGGTCACCTCCTCGCCCCGGGCGGTGCAGGGCTGCTCGGTGCGCCCGCTGGGGCGGATGCGCTACCGGGCCATGGCCACCCCCGCCTTCGCGGCCCGCTGGCTCGGCGGCGGTCCGCTGCCGGAGGCGCTGCCCGGCGCGCCGGCGGTGGTCTTCGACCGCAAGGACGGCCTCCAGGACACCTTCCTGCGCTCCGTCGCGCCGGACCGGGAGCCCACCTCGGCCCGGCACGCCATGCCGTCGACGGAGGCCTACCTCGAAGCGGTGGCGTACGGGCTGGGCTGGGGCATGATCCCGCAGCTCCAGGCCGGCACCCACCCCGCCGCCGCGGGGCTGGTCGAGCTCGCCCCGCGGCACCCCGTGGACGTGCCGCTGTACTGGCAGCAGTGGCGGCTGGACTCCCCGGCGCTGGGCGACGTGGCCACGGCGGTGGAACGGGCCGCGGCCGCCGCACTGGAACGGTGACGCGGGAGACCGGAGGCGCGGCCGCGCGCCGGGCGGAGGGCGGCGGTCGGAACCGGCCGGCCGGCGAGGTCAGGCGGGGGTGGGCGGCACCTCGCGCCGCTCCAGGCGGCGGGCCATGCCCGGGTACTCCAGCACCAGCGCGTCGGCGTCCACCGTCAGGTCGGCGTGGAAGGAGCCCGAGGCGTACCGGACGCGGCCGGGCCCGAGGTGGGTGTAGGTCTGGACCGACGGGACGACGGCCAGGTCCGGCACCCGCACCATCGCCATGGTGAAGCTCCGCTCGCCGGGGACCCGGTGCAGGCCGCGGCGGCGCACCGGCAGCGTGTTGGTCAGCGCCGACAGCCCCAGGTCGCAGTCGAGGGCGCCGGCCAGCTCCGGCGCCGGCACCCCGTCCACGGACCAGTCGCCGTCGTCGTGGCGCCGCAGGTCCAGCGCCCGCACGCCGCCGGCGGTCTCGGCGCTCACCCGCAGCCGGCGGGTCGTCCAGTCGGCCGCCGTGACCAGCTCGTAGTCGAGCCAGTAGGGCTCAGGACGGGTGCCGACAACCCGGCCGCGGGCCCGCAGGCCGCCCCCGTTCCACTGCGCCCACGCGGTCTCGAAGCCGTCGCTCTCCGGGATCCGCCACGTCAACATCAACGCCACGGTCCCACCGTAGCGGTACGAACGCCCCGGCGTCGGCCCCGGCCCGGGCCCGGCTGGTGTTCGGGTACGGTGCAACAGCCGTGCGGAGCGGGGAGGTTGGGGCGGCCGGGGTGCTCCGGCTACCGCGCCGTACCGTCCCCGCGGCGCTCGTCGCCGGCGTCGGCGTCCGGGTCGAACGGCTCGTCCAGCGAACCGGGGCTGGTGAAGTCCGGGCTGGTGAAGCCGGGCGCGCTGTACCCGGCCTCCTCCGGTACCAGGTCGTCCGCGTCCTCCGCCTCGTAGTCGGGGCCCGTGAACGGCGGCACCTCGTACGGCGGGACCTCGTACCCCGGCAGCGGCTCGTCCGGGCCGCTGAAGTCGGGGCTGCTGAAGTCCGGACTGCTGAACCCGGGCGGCGAGTAGTCCGGCTCAGAGAAGCCCGGGTCGAACCGCTCCCCGTCCTTCCCGCCGGCCCCGCGCCCGTCGTGCTCCCGGTCCTGGCCCGAGCTTCCCATGGCCTTCCCCTCCACCCGTCGCCGCCCGCTTCGCGCCCGCCGTCCCGAGGCCGGCCGGGACCCGGCCGGCCTCGGGACGGAAGCGGAATGAACCCGGTCCCGCCGACGTTGGCAAGGCCGTGGCACACAGGCTACGAGAAGACCGCGAGACCGCGGAGGCGGTCGGCCGACTCGGTGGCGGACTGCGTGCCGGCTGAGGAGGACGTCCAGCAAGGACGTCGAGCACCGTCCAGCAAGGACGTCGAGCAGAAAGGCGCGCCGATGAAGGTCCGCAACTCCCTTCGCTCCCTGAAGAACCGCCCGGGCGCCCAGATCGTCCGGCGCCGCGGCAGGGTCTACGTCATCAACCGCAAGGACCCGCGCGGCAAGTCCCGTCAGGGCTGAACCCGTCCGACGGCGGCGGTCCCCAAGACCGCCCCGGTGACCCAGGCGCGCCATCCCGCGGCTCGCGGGCGGGCGCGCCGTTCCGTACCCGGCCGCGGCAGCCGCCGTCGAGCGTCGCGGGACGCCGCCGGGGTACCGCTGAACACCGCCGAAGACCGCTGAGATCCCCGCCCGGTCCCGTCCTGGCGCCGACATGCCGTGGACGGTGACGACAGGAGCGGCACACTGGTCCGATGACCGGATCGGATGTGAAGGCGGATCTCCGCCTGTACCTGCGGGACGCCCGCGAGGCGCTGCTGTGGAAGCTGGACGGCCTGTCGGAGTACGGCGTGCGCCGGCCCATGACGCCGACGGGAACCAACCTGCTCGGGCTGGTGAAGCACCTGACCGGCGCCGAAGCGGCGTACTTCGGCGAGATGTTCGGCCGGCCGGTCCAGGCGCCGCCGCTCTGGATCGCGGGGGGCGCCGAGCCGAACGCCGACCTGTGGGCGACCGCCGACGAGACGCGCGAGCAGATCGTCGACGACTACCGCCGGGTGTGCGCTCACTCCGACGTGACGATCGAGTCGCTTCCCCTCGACACGGTCGGCCGGGTGCCGTGGCATCCGCGGCCGGAACTGCCCCTGCGCCGGATTCTCGTGCACATGATCGCCGAGACCCAGCGGCATGCCGGCCACGCCGACATCGTCCGTGAACTCATCGACGGCGCCGCGGGCCAGCGGCCCGGGAGCCGCAACCTGGCGCCCGGCGATCCTGCCTGGTGGGAGGGGTATCGAAGGCGGCTGGAACAGGCGGCCGAGGACGCGGACCCCGGCGTGTAGTGGGGCGTTGCCGTGCGTGTGGCGGTGGGCATCGGTGACGCGTTCGGAGACGACCGCCGGCACCGCTGGGTCCGCCGTACCGGGCGCGGTCTCCGTCCGGCCGAGGCTGGTGCCGCGAAAGTCCGACTCCGTCGCGGGGAGCCGGCTGGTTGGCCGGTTGGCCGGCCGACCGGCCAACCGGCACTCGTCGGCACCCGCCGGTCAGACCGGCCGGTGCGGCCGTCCGCCGTGCGGATGGCCCGCCGCCCGTTCCGCGCCTGCCGTCCGGTCCCGGTCCCGGTCGCGGGCGCCGTGGGGGCCTTCGAGGTTCGCTGGCCCCCGGGGTTCGCGAGGTCCTGAGGGCCGTCCTGGGCCCGAGTCGCGCCCGATCCCGTACCGTGCGCCTTCTCGGAGATGCGGACCAACTGGTCGCGGTCCACCGGCGGCAGGGAGTCGAGCGGGCCGGGGGCCCGCAGCCCGGCGAGGTGGAGCGCGGCGAAGCGCCGCCACGCGTCCGGCGCGACCGCCCCGGACGTCTCGACCACCCCGCGCAGGGCCCACACCAGCGCCATCACGTCGCCCAGGGCCACCTCGGGTGCGACCCGGCCGGCCTGCCGCGCCTGCTGGAGCAGTTGGCCGATGATGTCCCGCAACTGCTCGACGTGGGACGCCTTGGTCGGCCCGAGCACCTTGTCGGCGTAGCCGCGGTGCTCCGACAGCCACCGGCCCAGGCTGAGGACGAACGCCTCCAGGCCGCCGCCGTCCGGCAGGCCGATGGCCGAGCGGGCCTCCTCGACGAGGTCGCCGAGCAGCTGCCCGGCGACCTCCTCCACCAGCGCCTCCTTGTTGGGGAAGCACCGGTAGAGGGTGCCCACGCCGACGCCGGCCCGGGAGGCGATCAGCTCCATGCTGGCGTCGGTGCCGTGCTGGACCAGCACCTCACGGGCGGCGGCGACCACCAGCCCGTGGTTGCGGGCGGCGTCCCGCCGCAGCGGCCGCCGCTGCGGCTCGGTCCGGTCGGACCCCGCCGCGGCGGCCGCCGCCCGCTCCCCTCCCACGGCACCGGAGGACGCCGGCCTCATGCGGAGGAGTCGTCCCCGACCGCGGCGAGCTGGACCGCACCGTGCTCGTCCTCGGAGACCGCGACCACGCTGGCCCGGCGGCTGATCGGGATCAGCAGGGCCATCAGCGCACCCAGCAGCAGAGCGCCGGCGAGCATCGCGAAGCCGTTGGTGTAGCCGCTCTCGCGCGGCAGGCCGTCGGCGGCGGGGGAGGCGGTGACCACCGAGGTCATCAGCGCGGCGCCGATGGAACCGCCGATGGTGCGGATGTTGGCGTTCATGCCG from Actinacidiphila yeochonensis CN732 encodes the following:
- a CDS encoding LysE/ArgO family amino acid transporter codes for the protein MHTSLVAALAGLGTGLSLIVAIGAQNAFVLRQGLRREHVLIVVAVCAVSDLALIGAGVGGVGALIGRRPAAVEAVAWLGGAFLCGYGVLAARRALRPDRLTAEAGRRLSPRAAAVTCVALTWLNPHVYVDTVLLLGSVANSYGADRWPFGAGACAASVLWFSGLGFGARLLSGPFSRPSSWRVLDGVIACTMVALGVRMALNG
- a CDS encoding LysR family transcriptional regulator ArgP: MADLPLELVRTLLAVVDEGTFDAAAAVLHVTPSAVSQRVKALEQRTGRVLLLRTKPVRLTPSGEAVERFGRQVARLERDAAAELGMAGAAGPTILPIAVNADSLATWFLPALAEAAAGREGLAFDLHREDEDHTAALLREGRVMAAVTSSPRAVQGCSVRPLGRMRYRAMATPAFAARWLGGGPLPEALPGAPAVVFDRKDGLQDTFLRSVAPDREPTSARHAMPSTEAYLEAVAYGLGWGMIPQLQAGTHPAAAGLVELAPRHPVDVPLYWQQWRLDSPALGDVATAVERAAAAALER
- a CDS encoding putative glycolipid-binding domain-containing protein gives rise to the protein MLTWRIPESDGFETAWAQWNGGGLRARGRVVGTRPEPYWLDYELVTAADWTTRRLRVSAETAGGVRALDLRRHDDGDWSVDGVPAPELAGALDCDLGLSALTNTLPVRRRGLHRVPGERSFTMAMVRVPDLAVVPSVQTYTHLGPGRVRYASGSFHADLTVDADALVLEYPGMARRLERREVPPTPA
- the ykgO gene encoding type B 50S ribosomal protein L36 → MKVRNSLRSLKNRPGAQIVRRRGRVYVINRKDPRGKSRQG
- a CDS encoding DinB family protein codes for the protein MTGSDVKADLRLYLRDAREALLWKLDGLSEYGVRRPMTPTGTNLLGLVKHLTGAEAAYFGEMFGRPVQAPPLWIAGGAEPNADLWATADETREQIVDDYRRVCAHSDVTIESLPLDTVGRVPWHPRPELPLRRILVHMIAETQRHAGHADIVRELIDGAAGQRPGSRNLAPGDPAWWEGYRRRLEQAAEDADPGV